Within Amycolatopsis sp. cg5, the genomic segment GATGCGCCCCGCCAGCTCCGCGGTGTAGCGGTGCTCGGGGGCTGCGCTCGTCTCGCCGGTGGCCTCAGTCATCGCCCTATTCCTCCGTGTCGAACTCCAGAAACAACTCGACCCCCCAGCCCTGAGGGCGTGAGGGGTCGCCGCGCCGATCCGGGTGCCGGACTCAGCGCGGCAGGCTAAGGAGCAGCCGAGCCGTATTCATGTGTTTCATGGTAACTGCCTGGTCCAAGGCCTTTGTCAGCGGATCGCGAGAGCGAAGATCTGCGTGACTTGGGTGGCGGCGAAGTTGTTGTCGCTGACCAGCACGAGGGTGCGTTCACCGGTACGCAGGCGCGGACCCCAGGTCATCCCCTCCACGTTGTCCACAGTGGACAAGCCGACGTCGGCGAGATCGGCGATCAAGCGCTTCTTCACGGGTTTCACGGACTTGGCGTCGGCGAGCGAGGCCACGTTCTTCACGTTGGTGGCGCCCGAGGTGTCGAATTCGAAGATCCGGACCTTGTTGCCGACCCCGGTGACGAACGAGCGCTCCAGCGCCAGGAACTTCGTCGGGTCGAACGGGTCGGCCGCCAGCAGCGACGAGATTCCCGTGGTCGCGAAGCCGCCTGCCGGGTTCGGCGACGCGAAGACCTTCTCCTCGGGGTACGCGTACTGAGCGAGCACCGGGCCGAAGCGGCTCTGCACGGTGATGCGGTTCAGCGCGCCGTGCTCGGTGTTCGCGTCGGGACCGTCCTGCAGCAGCGGACCTTCGTTCGACGAGACCACGAGCGAGCCGCAGGCCGCGAAGGTCAGCCCCTCGAGCACCAGGTTCTGCCGGGGACCGGCGCCGGCCGTCATCTTCTCGCTGGGAAGGATCGGCAGGTCACGGACGTATTCGCCAGTGCGCCGCGCCTCGCGGATCGACGGGTCGATCAACGTCGTCGCGGTGCGCTCACCCTCCTGCGACCAGAAGTAGTGCCCGGTCCACGGGTCGACGCGCAGCTCTTCGGGATCGACCGTCTGCTCGTTCTGCGGCAGCTTCGGGTCGTTCTGGGCCAGCGGCGGGTACGTCTTGCCGTCGGGCCGCAGGAACGGGTGGGTGCCGGTGAAGGTGACCGGCGACACACCGTGCGCGTCGACCTTGAACTTCGCCGAGTAGAAGCGCGCGGGGTTGATCGCGGACCGGTCGTCGGCGATGAACACGTACTCGCCGGTGCGCGCGTCGAAGTCGATGCTGGACAGGCCGCCGACGGTGGTGCCTTGGAACGGCAGCGCGTTCGGCACGATCTGTTCGCCGAGCAGGCGAACCTTGCCGGCGGCTTCGGCGGGAACACTCGAAAGGCTGAGGGCGATTGACCCGATCAGCGCAGCGGTGAGTACACGACGTGACATGGTCTGTAGCACAGTCGGTCAGGGTATCCAGCAGGTTGCCAAGACG encodes:
- a CDS encoding esterase-like activity of phytase family protein; its protein translation is MSRRVLTAALIGSIALSLSSVPAEAAGKVRLLGEQIVPNALPFQGTTVGGLSSIDFDARTGEYVFIADDRSAINPARFYSAKFKVDAHGVSPVTFTGTHPFLRPDGKTYPPLAQNDPKLPQNEQTVDPEELRVDPWTGHYFWSQEGERTATTLIDPSIREARRTGEYVRDLPILPSEKMTAGAGPRQNLVLEGLTFAACGSLVVSSNEGPLLQDGPDANTEHGALNRITVQSRFGPVLAQYAYPEEKVFASPNPAGGFATTGISSLLAADPFDPTKFLALERSFVTGVGNKVRIFEFDTSGATNVKNVASLADAKSVKPVKKRLIADLADVGLSTVDNVEGMTWGPRLRTGERTLVLVSDNNFAATQVTQIFALAIR